In Arthrobacter citreus, a single genomic region encodes these proteins:
- a CDS encoding chloramphenicol acetyltransferase yields MIICFEGASAVGKTTTSNEISKSTNTYVSPEVNLLFNRPKAESNIWYLERQVVRWQIAKEKSIYYDTVILDGDIFQPLSYNWCFDFKVFNQSLDFIADFYRTEIKNGRIGFPDKYFYLYTDTHSLRYRKDNDTTRQRRNFDKHIEIAKPHQRFYEALNNFVPDYVHMIEAKNIEETITSITTNLTSASSSLDISYSLEFLDCIVSWLRKNKA; encoded by the coding sequence GTGATTATATGCTTTGAAGGTGCAAGTGCAGTAGGGAAAACAACAACTTCTAATGAAATTTCCAAAAGCACTAATACATATGTAAGTCCAGAAGTTAACCTCTTATTTAATCGACCAAAAGCAGAATCTAACATATGGTATTTGGAACGACAAGTTGTACGGTGGCAGATCGCTAAAGAGAAAAGTATATATTATGATACAGTAATCCTTGATGGGGATATTTTTCAGCCATTAAGTTATAATTGGTGTTTTGATTTTAAAGTATTTAATCAAAGTCTAGATTTTATTGCCGATTTTTACCGAACTGAAATAAAAAATGGAAGAATTGGTTTTCCAGATAAATATTTTTATTTATATACTGACACACATAGTTTGAGGTATCGCAAAGATAATGATACTACAAGACAGAGAAGGAATTTCGATAAACATATAGAGATTGCGAAGCCACATCAACGCTTTTATGAAGCCCTTAACAATTTTGTACCTGATTATGTTCATATGATTGAGGCAAAAAATATTGAAGAAACTATAACTTCTATAACAACAAATTTGACTTCTGCATCATCAAGTTTAGATATCTCATATTCATTGGAATTTCTTGATTGTATTGTAAGTTGGCTAAGGAAAAACAAGGCTTAG
- a CDS encoding cysteine-rich CWC family protein, giving the protein MAIKLCPMCGNENKCSSGMTCWCNDEYFPREIFNQISSDEVRKSCICKSCLDKYKEDNRIEDIKPADIGPMVFGRKKEPKQEGEICYCYEKFKDNLKPGTVTKCFKEKCANYLSCTSIYLGKLE; this is encoded by the coding sequence ATGGCAATTAAGCTCTGTCCCATGTGTGGTAATGAGAATAAGTGCTCAAGTGGGATGACTTGTTGGTGTAATGATGAGTATTTCCCAAGAGAGATCTTTAATCAGATATCATCAGATGAGGTAAGAAAATCTTGTATATGTAAGTCCTGTTTAGATAAGTACAAAGAAGATAATAGAATAGAAGACATAAAACCTGCTGATATCGGACCTATGGTCTTTGGTCGTAAAAAAGAACCTAAACAAGAAGGTGAAATATGTTACTGCTATGAGAAGTTTAAAGATAATCTTAAACCAGGAACAGTAACTAAGTGCTTCAAAGAGAAATGTGCTAATTACCTAAGTTGCACCTCGATCTATTTAGGAAAATTAGAATAG
- a CDS encoding LacI family DNA-binding transcriptional regulator yields MEKKVTMQDIAKRLNISKNSVSQALSGKAGVSEETRKLIQDTADELGYSYSNNRTQKPIEEKTVKTIGLIASELAFSLTGFFGEIYLSIQKELKARDMNFLIESIDQHSVENLIMPNLLTNQEIDGLLILSHISTDYTAKVISSGIPTVLIDHHEPFLHADSILTNNRFAAFTAVEHLIKLGHTEISFVGDVDISPSYQERLEGYFLALKRYGIKQNEAFLLNHAKEEQSHIKGLLDQLTTQPTAYFCVNDGLGFLIQSELQQRGFNVPDDVSICSFDNGQLSQIASPKMTTMDIDLNFFGKKAVEQLCWRIENKDEPIHEILLPTRLIIRESTGELGKI; encoded by the coding sequence ATGGAAAAGAAAGTTACAATGCAAGACATTGCTAAGCGTTTGAACATCTCAAAAAACTCCGTCTCGCAGGCATTATCTGGAAAAGCTGGTGTTAGCGAAGAGACAAGAAAGCTTATACAAGATACTGCAGATGAATTAGGTTATTCTTATTCTAATAATCGTACGCAAAAACCAATTGAAGAAAAAACAGTCAAAACAATCGGATTAATCGCTTCAGAGCTTGCGTTTTCTTTAACTGGATTTTTTGGTGAAATCTACTTAAGTATCCAAAAAGAATTAAAAGCTAGAGATATGAATTTTTTAATTGAATCAATTGATCAGCATTCGGTTGAAAATTTAATTATGCCTAATTTATTAACAAATCAAGAAATTGATGGATTGTTAATTTTATCTCATATTAGTACAGACTATACTGCAAAAGTTATTAGCTCTGGCATTCCAACCGTATTAATTGATCACCATGAACCATTCCTTCATGCTGATTCAATTTTAACGAATAATCGCTTCGCGGCATTTACAGCTGTTGAGCATTTAATTAAATTGGGACATACAGAAATTAGCTTCGTTGGTGATGTCGATATTTCACCAAGCTACCAAGAAAGATTAGAAGGCTACTTTTTAGCATTAAAACGATATGGAATTAAACAAAACGAAGCATTCCTTTTAAATCATGCTAAAGAAGAACAATCTCACATTAAAGGATTACTAGATCAGTTAACAACTCAACCGACAGCCTATTTTTGTGTAAATGATGGACTTGGATTTCTCATTCAATCAGAATTGCAGCAAAGAGGATTCAATGTACCAGATGACGTATCGATTTGTAGTTTTGACAACGGACAACTGTCTCAAATTGCATCACCAAAAATGACAACGATGGATATCGACTTAAACTTCTTCGGCAAAAAAGCAGTTGAACAGCTATGTTGGAGAATCGAAAACAAAGATGAACCAATACATGAAATTTTATTGCCTACTAGATTGATCATTAGGGAATCTACTGGGGAATTAGGAAAGATTTGA